One segment of Brassica napus cultivar Da-Ae chromosome C3, Da-Ae, whole genome shotgun sequence DNA contains the following:
- the LOC106443689 gene encoding nuclear transcription factor Y subunit B-5: MAGNYPSFENPIPRFKNYNFGSSSSHHQNHDGLAVEDQQQEENMMIKEQDRLLPIANVGRIMKNILPPNAKISKEAKETIQECVSEFISFVTGEASDKCHKEKRKTVNGDDICWAMANLGFDDYAEQLKKYLNRYRVIEGERANRHGRGAKLSSPDN; encoded by the coding sequence ATGGCTGGGAACTATCCTTCGTTCGAAAATCCAATCCCTAGATTCAAAAATTACAACTTTGGGAGCAGCTCATCTCATCATCAAAATCATGATGGTTTAGCGGTGGAGGATCAACAACAAGAAGAAAACATGATGATAAAAGAACAAGACAGGCTACTTCCGATAGCAAACGTAGGAAGGATCATGAAAAACATTCTCCCACCAAACGCAAAGATCTCTAAAGAAGCAAAAGAGACTATACAAGAATGTGTGTCCGAGTTCATAAGCTTCGTCACTGGAGAAGCCTCCGATAAATGCcacaaagagaagagaaagaccGTCAATGGAGACGATATCTGTTGGGCTATGGCAAATCTAGGGTTTGATGATTACGCCGAGCAACTCAAGAAGTACTTAAATCGTTACCGAGTTATTGAAGGTGAGAGAGCCAATCGTCATGGCAGGGGAGCTAAATTATCCTCACCGGATAATTAA